GCCGCCACCACCCTCCGCGTACTGGCGCACTTCCAGGGCACCGAGACCGTCGGCGAGACCGCCGAGCAGCCCGGCAAGATCATGCACGAGCTGCGTCCGGCCGCGCTCACCATCCCCGGTGAGGGCGTCGTGCTGCCACCGCTCTACTACGGCACCGTCGATGCGACCGCACTCTGGATCGGGCTCCTCCACGACGCGTGGAAGTGGGGCCTGCCCGACGACCAGGTGCGCGAGCTGCTCCCCGCGATGCAGGCGGCGCTCGCCTGGATGCGCGACCACGGCGACAGCGATGGCGACGGCTTCCTGGAGTATGTGGACACCACCGGTCACGGCCTCGCCAACCAGGGCTGGAAGGACTCCGGCGATTCCATTCAGTGGAAGGACGGCACCCTCGCGGACGGTCCGATCGCGCTCTGCGAGGTCCAGGGCTACGCCTACGAGGCCGCGGTCGGCGGCGCCGAGCTGCTCGACGCGTTCGGTCTGGAAGGCGCGGACGAGTGGCGCGACTGGGCCGCGCAGCTCAAGAGCCGTTTCGCCGAGGCGTTCTGGATCGACGACCCGGCCGGCGCCTACCCCGCCGTCGCGCTCGACGCCGCCAAGCGCAAGGTCGACACCGTCACGAGCAACATCGGCCACCTGCTCGGCACCGGCATCCTCACCCCGGAGCAGTCGACCGTGATCGCGCGCCGGCTGGCGTCGCCGGAGCTGTCGTCCGGCTACGGCCTGCGCACCATGTCGACGGACTCGGGCGGCTACTGGCCGCTCAGCTACCACGGCGGTTCCGTGTGGGCGCACGACACCGCGATCGCGATCGTGGGGCTGTCGCGCGACGGCCACACGGCGGAGGCCGACCTCCTCGCGGACGGCCTGTTGGCGGCGGCGGACGGCTTCGGCTACCGGATGCCCGAACTGCACTCGGGCGACTCCGCCGAGCAGACCAGCGCACCGATCCCGTACCCGGCCGCCTGCCGCCCGCAGGCCTGGTCGGCGGCCGCGGCGGTCGCGGTCCTCTCCTCCCGCCTCGGCCTCCGCGCCGACGCCCAGACGGGATCGCTCGACGTGCGCCCGACCCCCGGCGCCGGCAGCATCCGCGTGAGCGGCCTCCGCTTCGCGGGCGCCCCCCGCGACCTGGAGGTCTGACACCCCGCAGATTCGTGCCGAATGTGGTGTTTGCCGCGGCGATAAGCCACATTCGGCACGAATCTGAGGCCTAGATCTGCGCCATGATCTGGCGGGCGATGACGCGGCCGGCGCGGTTCGCGCCGATCGTGCTCGCCTGCGGGCCGTAGCCGGCGAGGAAGATCCGCGGGTCGTGCCACGACGCACCGGACGCCACCGTGAGGCCGCCGGACTTCTCGCGGAGCTTCAGGGGCGAGAGGTGCCGGAGTTCCGGTCGGAAGCCGGTCGCCCAGATGATCGCGTCCGCCTTCGTCGTCGAACCGTCCGCCCAGACGACGCGGTCCGGCTCGATGCGGGAGAACATCTCGCGCTCCACGAGCAGCCCGCGGTCGATCCCGGCGGCGACTCGGCGCGTGCGCGGGACGCCGGTTCCGCTCACGATGCTCGGCAGCGCCAGGCCCGCGCGGGCCGCCGCGTCCTGAGCGGAGACCGCGGCCACGCCGCCCTCGATCGTCAGTTCGGACTCGTTGCGGAAGTCCACCGGGCGGCGGGTCGCCCAGGTCAGGCTCTCGGCGACGCCCTCCAGCTCCAGCAGGAAGCCGATCGCGCTCGTGCCGCCACCCACCACCACGACCGACTTCCCGGCGAGCGCCTCCGCCGACACGTACGTCGACGTGTGCACGTGACGGCCCGCGAAGTCGTTCATCCCCGGATACCACGGGATGAACGGCGCACCCCAGGTGCCGGACGCGTTCACGACGACCCGGGTGCGCGTCTCGCCGCGGTCGTGCGCGACGACCAGGTCGGCTCCGCGGTCGAACACGCGTGAGACCGTCACCGGACGTTGCACCTGGAGGCCGTAGTGCTCCTCGTAGCGGCGGTAGTAGCCGGCGACGATGTCCTTGGCCGGGAGGGCGCGGTCCGCGGTCTCGAAGCTGAGACCCAGCTCCGCCATCCCTGGGAGATCGTTCACGTGGTGGGCGCTGCCGAGACGCAGCGCATCCCACCGGTGCTGCCACGCGCCGCCGGTGCCGGGGCCGCGGTCGAGGATCACGAAATCCTGGCCGGGGACCAGCTCGAACCGGCGCAGGTAGTAGGCGACCGCCAGCCCGGCCTGCCCGGCGCCGACGATCACCACCTGGGTGTCGGTCATGCCACTGATCACGCGCTCATTCCATCATCCGACGCTGTGCGGGAACTCGGGGCCCATAGGGGTCACCATGCTAAACTCGACGCTAGTTTTCACTATTTCTGTTGGATCCCCGGGTGCCATTCCCCGGGCAGGACCAAAAGGGGGTCACGCATGGGGCGCGGCCGTCAAAAGGCAAAGCACACCAAGATCGCTCGTCAGTTGAAGTCGTTCAGTCCGAACGTCAACTACGACGCGCTCGAGCGTGAGCTCACCGGACATTCCCACCACGACGACGAGCACAACTACGACGCGTGGGCCGACTACAACCCGGATGGCGACGACGACACCCCAGGGTACGACGACGCCGACGAGGACGAGTACGAGGACACCGAGTCCGAGACGCCGAAGCGCGCCTGAGCGCGCCAGCGTCATCCCCGCGATCACCCGAGCGGGCGGCGTGAACCGCTGACGAGCCTTCGATCGCACGCCCGTGCGGTCAGAGCCAACCCTGCCGCGTCGCGATCGCGACCGCCTCGGAGCGGTTGCGCGCGCCCGTCTTGCCGATCGCGCTCGACAGGTGGTTACGCACGGTCCCGTCGCTGAGGTGGAGGCGGCGCGCGATGTCGGTGATCGTCCCACCCTGGCCCGCGACCGCGAGCACCTCGGCCTCCCGCACCGTCAGCGGCGAAGCGCCCGACGCCAGCGACTCGGCGGCCAGCGCAGGGTCGACGACGCGCAGCCCGGAGGCGATACGGCGGACGGCGTCGGCGAGCTGGCCGGAGGGCGTGTCCTTCACGATGAATCCCGCGGCCCCGGCCTCCATCGCCCGCCGCAGGTAGCCGGGCCGCCCGAACGTCGTCACGATCAGCGAGCGGCACGACGGTAGATCGCGCGCGAGCTGCGCGGCGACCTGGATGCCGTCGAGCCCGGGCATCTCCACGTCGAGCAGCGCGACGTCGGCGGCGGAGGTGCGCGCGGCGTCGAGCACCTCGTCGCCGCGGCCGACCTGCGCGACGACCTCCAGGTCGGTCTCGAGGTCGAGGAGGGCGGCGAGCGCGCCGCGGACGAGGGCCTGGTCGTCGGCGAGCAGCAGGCGGATGCTCACGCGGCCAACCTCCTCACGGTCAACAGCGTCCCGCCGCGCGGCCCGGCCTCCACCGTCACCGCTGCACCGAACTCCCGCGCCCGGTCGGTCAGCCCCGCGATCCCGGACCCGCGCACGAGCTCGCGCCGCTCCGCGCCGACCGGGGCGGGCCCGCGGCCGTCGTCCTCGATGCGCAGGGCGTCCGGCTCCACCGTCACCCAGCAGTTGCGGGAGCCGGAGTGGCGGATCACGTTCGTCACGCCCTCCCGCAGCACCCAGCCGAACAGCTCGCGCAGCTCCGGCGCGACGTCCTCGCCGTTGCGCGGCAGGTGCGCCTGGATGTCTGCGGCCGCCAGTCCCGCCTGGGCGGCGGCGAGCTCCGTGGACAGGCTCATCTCGCGGTAGCCGGCGACGGCGGCGCGCAGGTCGGCGAGGGCCGAGCGGGTGAGGCGTTCGATGTCGGCGAGCTCGTCCTCCGCGCGACGAGGGTCGACGGGGATCAGCCGGCGCGCGAGCTCCGACTTCACCGTCACCACGGTCAGCGAGTGGCCGAGGACGTCGTGCATGTCGCGTGAGAACCGGGCGCGCTCCTCCACCACCGCGAGCCTGGCGATCTCGCCCTGCGCGTTCCGCAGCCGGCGGAGAGTGTCGATCTGACGGGCGAAGGCGCTCATCATGATGCCGATCGAGACCGTGATGAGGGCGATGAACCAGGCGTCCGCGAAGGTGCCGGTGAGCAGGAAGACGACGACCTGCACGGCCCCGAGGGCGCCGATGATCGTGTTCGC
This genomic stretch from Leifsonia sp. EB41 harbors:
- a CDS encoding glycogen debranching N-terminal domain-containing protein, translated to MTQPLQPLLHDSVVVLTAPSQAWSAADGTVDGGGIHGFFHSDLRVLDRILLTVGGDLPEHIATAGPDAASAVFTSLARRIDDATADPRVRLDRTRTVVAGSLRERIVLRNALRTPLTTAVEVAVRGDFTPMQTVKAGLTGAEHAVSAESVEEGVVFRSGPVTARLIAPGARVSVDGQNAVLAWDVEVPAHGHTTLDWTIDVDDPTAVVAGAAPSAEWAAFRATTGDSRLACWLDRALADLQSLRMSTTARPDDTFLAAGAPWFFTLFGRDSLWAARLLLPLGTDIAATTLRVLAHFQGTETVGETAEQPGKIMHELRPAALTIPGEGVVLPPLYYGTVDATALWIGLLHDAWKWGLPDDQVRELLPAMQAALAWMRDHGDSDGDGFLEYVDTTGHGLANQGWKDSGDSIQWKDGTLADGPIALCEVQGYAYEAAVGGAELLDAFGLEGADEWRDWAAQLKSRFAEAFWIDDPAGAYPAVALDAAKRKVDTVTSNIGHLLGTGILTPEQSTVIARRLASPELSSGYGLRTMSTDSGGYWPLSYHGGSVWAHDTAIAIVGLSRDGHTAEADLLADGLLAAADGFGYRMPELHSGDSAEQTSAPIPYPAACRPQAWSAAAAVAVLSSRLGLRADAQTGSLDVRPTPGAGSIRVSGLRFAGAPRDLEV
- a CDS encoding NAD(P)-binding domain-containing protein, translated to MTDTQVVIVGAGQAGLAVAYYLRRFELVPGQDFVILDRGPGTGGAWQHRWDALRLGSAHHVNDLPGMAELGLSFETADRALPAKDIVAGYYRRYEEHYGLQVQRPVTVSRVFDRGADLVVAHDRGETRTRVVVNASGTWGAPFIPWYPGMNDFAGRHVHTSTYVSAEALAGKSVVVVGGGTSAIGFLLELEGVAESLTWATRRPVDFRNESELTIEGGVAAVSAQDAAARAGLALPSIVSGTGVPRTRRVAAGIDRGLLVEREMFSRIEPDRVVWADGSTTKADAIIWATGFRPELRHLSPLKLREKSGGLTVASGASWHDPRIFLAGYGPQASTIGANRAGRVIARQIMAQI
- a CDS encoding DUF3073 domain-containing protein; this encodes MGRGRQKAKHTKIARQLKSFSPNVNYDALERELTGHSHHDDEHNYDAWADYNPDGDDDTPGYDDADEDEYEDTESETPKRA
- a CDS encoding response regulator translates to MSIRLLLADDQALVRGALAALLDLETDLEVVAQVGRGDEVLDAARTSAADVALLDVEMPGLDGIQVAAQLARDLPSCRSLIVTTFGRPGYLRRAMEAGAAGFIVKDTPSGQLADAVRRIASGLRVVDPALAAESLASGASPLTVREAEVLAVAGQGGTITDIARRLHLSDGTVRNHLSSAIGKTGARNRSEAVAIATRQGWL
- a CDS encoding sensor histidine kinase, producing MFTSDVEEYRPTGVWARLTHRSAFRWYPGAVIGLLYQISVIVSLWTSSGAVGTKIVATALLAIVYVGFLALPPILWWEGERTRLVGVLAYFVLTLTLLPFIGIDTLWTWVYVACVAGMSIARTWVANTIIGALGAVQVVVFLLTGTFADAWFIALITVSIGIMMSAFARQIDTLRRLRNAQGEIARLAVVEERARFSRDMHDVLGHSLTVVTVKSELARRLIPVDPRRAEDELADIERLTRSALADLRAAVAGYREMSLSTELAAAQAGLAAADIQAHLPRNGEDVAPELRELFGWVLREGVTNVIRHSGSRNCWVTVEPDALRIEDDGRGPAPVGAERRELVRGSGIAGLTDRAREFGAAVTVEAGPRGGTLLTVRRLAA